A genomic window from Clostridium aceticum includes:
- a CDS encoding aconitate hydratase yields the protein MGKTLTYKILENHLISGTLTPGEEIAIKVDQTLTQDSTGTMVYLQLEAMGVKEIKTELSVAYIDHNTLQTGFENADDHEFIKTVAEKYGVIFSKPGNGICHQLHLENFSVPGKTLIGSDSHTPTSGGMGVLAIGTGGLDVAAGMASGRYYLKAPKVVNIQLKGSLNPWVSAKDVILYILKKLTVKGGVGKVIEYSGEGVKSLSLTDRATITNMGAELGATTSIFPSDEITYEFLKANGRENNWTPLAADEDAVYDEVIEIDLSDIATMTAKPHSPDNVDAVETVKGLKIDQVLIGSCTNSSYKDLMKAAAILKGNKVHPDVSLGISPGSSTILKMLADNGALSTFIAAGARILECSCGPCIGMGQSPKTDSVSLRTFNRNFCGRSGTKSADVYLVSPETAAISAVKGFFEDPVTLGEDIIIKEPTTYDISDNYFVRAKDIDATVVMGPNIKPFPTKEGLTDALEGKVVLKTGDNITTDDIMPSNAKLLPYRSNIPHLSKFCFHALDEKLWEKCELHGGGFIIGGDNYGQGSSREHAALVPLYLGIKAILAKSFARIHKANLINSGIIPLEFIDPNDYVSIGEIDELEIKDVKAALVSKDTIEINNKTKNLTIKAKFVGSQRDVDILLLGGYLNYIKMNLGE from the coding sequence GTGGGAAAAACTTTAACATATAAAATACTAGAGAATCATTTAATTTCAGGGACACTAACCCCTGGAGAAGAAATTGCAATCAAAGTAGATCAGACCTTAACCCAAGATTCTACAGGTACAATGGTCTATCTTCAATTGGAGGCTATGGGGGTCAAAGAAATAAAAACAGAACTGTCTGTAGCCTATATCGATCATAATACTTTGCAAACTGGTTTTGAAAATGCTGATGACCATGAATTTATAAAGACTGTGGCAGAAAAGTATGGTGTTATCTTTTCTAAACCAGGAAACGGTATCTGCCACCAACTACACTTAGAAAATTTCTCTGTACCTGGAAAAACACTGATAGGCTCAGACAGCCATACTCCCACCAGTGGAGGCATGGGGGTATTGGCAATTGGTACAGGTGGGTTAGATGTAGCTGCTGGCATGGCCAGTGGTAGATACTATCTAAAGGCACCTAAAGTAGTGAACATTCAACTGAAAGGAAGTTTAAATCCTTGGGTTTCTGCTAAAGATGTTATTCTTTATATACTAAAAAAGCTTACTGTTAAAGGTGGCGTTGGAAAGGTCATCGAATATTCTGGGGAAGGTGTCAAATCCCTTTCTTTAACAGATCGTGCCACCATTACCAACATGGGAGCTGAATTAGGAGCAACCACTTCTATTTTCCCTAGTGATGAAATTACTTATGAGTTTTTAAAGGCCAATGGAAGAGAAAATAATTGGACTCCTTTAGCAGCGGATGAAGATGCTGTTTACGATGAAGTTATCGAAATTGATCTTTCTGACATTGCTACCATGACAGCCAAACCCCATAGTCCCGATAATGTAGATGCGGTGGAGACTGTAAAAGGATTGAAAATAGATCAGGTTTTAATCGGCAGCTGTACCAACTCTTCTTACAAAGACTTGATGAAGGCAGCAGCTATTTTAAAAGGTAATAAAGTACACCCTGATGTCAGTTTAGGTATTTCTCCAGGTTCCAGTACTATCCTAAAAATGCTGGCGGATAATGGTGCTCTATCCACCTTTATTGCAGCTGGTGCTAGAATATTGGAGTGCAGCTGTGGTCCTTGTATTGGTATGGGGCAATCCCCTAAAACCGATAGTGTTTCTTTAAGAACCTTTAATAGAAACTTTTGCGGCAGAAGTGGTACAAAAAGTGCAGACGTGTATTTAGTTAGTCCTGAAACCGCTGCTATATCTGCTGTAAAGGGATTCTTCGAAGATCCTGTTACTTTAGGAGAAGATATTATTATAAAAGAACCTACCACTTATGATATCAGTGATAATTATTTTGTTAGAGCTAAAGATATAGATGCTACTGTGGTGATGGGACCAAATATTAAGCCCTTCCCTACAAAAGAAGGCTTAACGGATGCTTTAGAAGGTAAAGTAGTATTAAAAACTGGAGATAATATTACTACAGATGATATTATGCCCTCCAATGCCAAATTATTGCCTTATCGTTCTAACATTCCGCACCTTTCAAAGTTCTGCTTCCATGCACTAGATGAAAAACTATGGGAAAAATGCGAACTTCATGGTGGTGGCTTTATCATTGGTGGAGATAACTATGGTCAAGGCTCCAGTAGAGAGCATGCTGCATTGGTTCCCCTCTATCTAGGAATTAAGGCAATTTTAGCCAAATCCTTTGCTAGAATTCACAAAGCCAACTTGATTAATAGTGGTATTATTCCTTTGGAATTTATTGATCCTAATGATTATGTTTCCATAGGAGAAATAGATGAATTGGAAATCAAAGATGTAAAAGCAGCTTTAGTAAGTAAAGATACTATTGAAATTAATAACAAAACAAAGAACCTCACAATAAAGGCAAAGTTCGTAGGATCTCAAAGAGATGTAGATATTCTATTACTTGGAGGCTATTTAAACTATATTAAGATGAACTTGGGGGAATAA
- a CDS encoding isocitrate dehydrogenase (NAD(+)): MTHTITLIPGDGIGSEVTSAVQKVIAATNVAIDWETVNGGEEAYKATGKFIPDELLESISKNKIAFKGPITTPIGTGFKSINVTLRQKYHTYANVRPVKTIPGIKTPFENIDLVIVRENSEDLYKGIEHWVTDGVAEAIKVITEKASTKIGEYAFEYAKKYNRKKVTAVHKANIMKISDGLFLDSIRKVAEKYPEIEYEEVIVDNMCMQLVMYPENYDVLVLPNLYGDIVSDLAAGLVGGLGLVPGANIGEDIAIFEAVHGSAPTIAGKNIANPTACILSAAMMLDYIGETKAATLVREAVATVIKEGKATTQDIGGTATTEEITEAICNYITSAK; encoded by the coding sequence ATGACACATACAATTACACTTATACCAGGAGATGGGATCGGATCAGAAGTAACATCAGCAGTACAAAAGGTGATAGCCGCAACTAATGTAGCTATCGACTGGGAAACTGTTAATGGCGGAGAGGAAGCCTATAAAGCTACTGGAAAGTTTATTCCAGATGAACTTTTAGAAAGTATCTCTAAAAACAAAATCGCTTTTAAGGGACCTATTACCACCCCCATCGGTACAGGATTTAAAAGTATCAATGTTACTTTAAGACAAAAATATCATACCTATGCTAATGTAAGACCTGTTAAAACAATTCCAGGGATTAAAACACCCTTTGAAAATATAGATTTAGTGATTGTCCGTGAAAACTCTGAAGATCTATATAAAGGCATAGAGCATTGGGTAACAGATGGTGTGGCTGAGGCTATTAAAGTAATCACTGAAAAGGCTTCTACAAAAATCGGAGAGTATGCCTTTGAATATGCTAAAAAGTATAATAGAAAGAAGGTTACAGCGGTTCACAAAGCAAATATTATGAAAATATCTGATGGATTATTTTTAGATTCTATCAGAAAAGTAGCTGAAAAGTATCCAGAGATTGAATATGAAGAAGTAATTGTAGACAATATGTGTATGCAGCTGGTGATGTATCCCGAAAACTATGATGTATTGGTTCTACCTAACCTTTATGGAGATATTGTTTCAGATTTAGCAGCAGGTTTGGTAGGGGGATTAGGTTTAGTTCCAGGGGCGAATATTGGTGAAGATATCGCAATCTTTGAAGCTGTTCATGGCAGTGCTCCAACTATTGCAGGAAAAAATATTGCCAATCCTACTGCTTGTATACTATCAGCAGCTATGATGTTGGATTATATAGGTGAAACCAAGGCTGCCACCCTTGTACGGGAAGCGGTAGCCACTGTTATTAAAGAAGGAAAAGCTACCACGCAAGATATTGGCGGTACTGCTACAACAGAAGAAATCACAGAAGCAATATGTAATTACATTACTTCTGCAAAATAG
- a CDS encoding methyl-accepting chemotaxis protein → MMKNLKLRNKILLIFVVASFFPLLLIGFLSYKNINNLKEVIFSIIAIFPLYGIIAGLYLSKGITNSLEATTIHTKLIASGDFSIDVPEEYLQTKDEIGDMSKGIDIMQKSMRNIFTKIIEASGKLELSSEELFKSSEETSQLVNKVTTAIEEVASGADHQLQRTQESSSNLQEMVRGIKQVADTSSNVLNSSNNMIDKAEGGNKAVHSAIEEISNIQFSTATTAEVIQALQKDSEKITDILQIICNISDQTNLLALNAAIEAARAGEAGKGFAVVADEIRKLSEQTLRATEDIRQLVGNIGSNTEGAVQSINTSKEKVQKGKTVIQNVNEVFTDILISVKGVAKEIKDLANVSDEMSVGAKEVSSSVNELESIAKELSYSMQNIATSAQEELKHVRGIKASSENLAHMAEELQQIVPKFKI, encoded by the coding sequence ATGATGAAAAATTTGAAACTAAGGAATAAAATATTACTAATATTTGTTGTTGCAAGCTTTTTTCCTTTGTTGCTGATAGGTTTCTTATCCTACAAAAATATCAATAATTTAAAAGAGGTGATATTCAGTATCATTGCTATTTTTCCACTCTATGGTATTATTGCTGGATTATATCTATCGAAGGGAATCACCAATAGCTTAGAAGCTACAACCATACATACAAAGTTAATTGCCAGTGGGGATTTTAGTATAGATGTGCCGGAGGAGTATTTGCAAACGAAGGATGAAATAGGAGATATGTCTAAGGGTATTGACATCATGCAAAAATCCATGAGAAATATATTTACAAAAATCATAGAAGCAAGTGGGAAATTAGAGCTTTCTTCTGAAGAATTATTCAAGAGTTCTGAGGAAACAAGTCAATTAGTCAACAAAGTAACAACAGCCATCGAAGAGGTTGCTTCTGGGGCAGACCATCAATTGCAACGAACCCAAGAAAGCTCCAGCAATTTACAAGAGATGGTCAGGGGAATTAAACAAGTAGCTGATACTTCCTCTAATGTTTTGAATTCTTCTAACAATATGATAGATAAAGCGGAGGGAGGAAATAAGGCAGTACATAGCGCCATTGAAGAAATTAGCAACATTCAGTTTAGTACTGCTACAACAGCAGAAGTTATCCAAGCATTACAAAAGGATTCAGAAAAAATCACCGATATCCTCCAAATCATATGCAATATATCTGATCAGACCAATCTACTAGCACTAAATGCTGCTATTGAAGCGGCTAGGGCAGGGGAGGCAGGGAAAGGTTTTGCTGTAGTGGCAGATGAAATAAGGAAACTTTCTGAACAGACATTAAGAGCTACAGAAGATATTAGGCAGCTAGTAGGGAACATTGGAAGCAATACTGAGGGAGCGGTGCAATCTATCAACACCAGTAAAGAAAAGGTACAAAAGGGAAAAACTGTTATTCAAAACGTAAATGAAGTATTTACTGATATTTTGATCTCCGTAAAGGGTGTGGCAAAGGAAATTAAAGATCTAGCCAATGTATCCGATGAGATGTCTGTGGGAGCAAAAGAAGTCAGCAGCTCTGTGAATGAACTAGAAAGTATAGCTAAAGAACTATCCTACAGTATGCAGAATATAGCTACATCTGCACAGGAAGAGCTAAAACATGTGAGGGGCATCAAAGCTTCCTCAGAAAATTTGGCCCATATGGCAGAAGAACTCCAACAGATTGTACCAAAATTTAAGATATAA